A single region of the Vagococcus teuberi genome encodes:
- a CDS encoding FAD:protein FMN transferase: MKKKITTAMLLLTFTSFLIAGCSSKKTDSNTTTKQEKLVKEPYSERQFLMGTYVQVKIYNEGKEEVLKKAFDRIGVLDREITVNEKGSEVDEINDQAGIKPVKVSSDVYDLIKAAVNYTEDSNGGFDLAIGPITQLWHIGFDDARKPEQSEIDQELKKVDYKKVVLNDKDQTVYLEEKGMSLDLGAIAKGYITDEVVDVLKENGVTSAIVDLGGNVYVLGDNPRSDSGKWKIGIQDPNEARNTVVGTVEEKNKSLVTSGIYERYLKVGDNVFHHLFNAKTGYPFDNEIAGVTIVSDTSIAGDALSTAVFSKGVKEGMAYVDSLDGVDAIFITKDDSIYISKGLQGNFKLNKESPYKLKDIKELK; this comes from the coding sequence ATGAAAAAAAAAATAACCACAGCTATGCTATTATTAACTTTCACGAGTTTTTTAATAGCAGGGTGTTCAAGTAAGAAAACAGATTCAAATACAACAACCAAACAAGAAAAACTTGTAAAAGAGCCTTACTCAGAAAGACAATTTTTGATGGGAACTTATGTACAAGTCAAAATTTACAATGAAGGCAAAGAAGAAGTATTAAAAAAAGCGTTTGATCGTATAGGTGTCTTAGATAGAGAAATCACTGTTAATGAAAAAGGGTCTGAAGTGGATGAAATCAATGATCAGGCAGGTATTAAGCCAGTAAAGGTCAGCTCAGATGTATATGATTTGATTAAAGCTGCTGTAAATTATACAGAAGACTCTAATGGAGGGTTTGATTTAGCTATTGGACCAATCACGCAATTATGGCATATTGGGTTTGATGATGCGAGAAAGCCAGAACAAAGTGAAATCGATCAAGAATTGAAAAAAGTTGATTATAAAAAAGTGGTACTAAATGATAAAGATCAAACTGTTTATTTAGAAGAAAAAGGGATGAGCCTAGATTTAGGAGCCATTGCTAAAGGATACATTACAGATGAAGTAGTTGATGTGCTAAAAGAAAATGGTGTAACAAGTGCTATTGTTGATTTAGGAGGAAACGTCTACGTGTTAGGCGACAACCCTAGAAGTGATTCAGGTAAGTGGAAAATCGGAATTCAAGATCCAAATGAAGCTAGAAATACTGTCGTTGGAACAGTAGAAGAAAAAAATAAATCCCTTGTAACGTCTGGTATCTATGAACGTTATTTAAAAGTTGGCGACAACGTTTTCCATCACTTGTTTAACGCTAAAACAGGTTACCCATTTGATAATGAAATTGCAGGTGTGACGATTGTATCAGATACATCGATTGCAGGAGATGCCCTTTCAACAGCTGTGTTTTCTAAAGGTGTTAAAGAAGGTATGGCTTATGTAGATAGCTTAGATGGTGTCGATGCCATTTTTATTACAAAAGATGATAGTATCTACATAAGTAAAGGATTACAAGGTAACTTTAAGTTAAATAAAGAATCTCCTTATAAGCTTAAAGATATAAAAGAGTTAAAGTAG
- the menA gene encoding 1,4-dihydroxy-2-naphthoate polyprenyltransferase produces the protein MAVFFELVEIRTKLASVFPYFIGLLFSLYYFEQINWFNMFLFFIGMFIFDMATTAINNLMDYLKAKDDSYQQLTNIIGRAGLKVSKVRNMIIGMITFSSIIGLWLTFRTSLLLLPMGGLCFLIGIFYTFGPVPLSRMPLGELFSGVTMGFGIFFITLYLNVYDTGFLALKFANGQFMLSGNIKELIVSVWASIPMMFTIANIMLANNLCDLDQDILNHRYTLPFYIGRQNGVYLFDLLMYSCYFVIVIGVMVGIYHWSMLIILVTFPLVKKNVSQFNEKQEKGTTFSVAIKNLVLFNGAQITGLLLGIILTK, from the coding sequence ATGGCAGTGTTTTTTGAATTAGTTGAAATTCGAACAAAACTAGCAAGTGTCTTTCCTTATTTTATAGGTTTGTTATTTTCGTTATACTATTTTGAGCAAATAAACTGGTTTAATATGTTTCTATTTTTTATTGGGATGTTTATTTTTGATATGGCCACCACAGCGATTAATAACCTGATGGATTATTTAAAAGCTAAGGATGATAGCTATCAACAGTTGACTAATATTATTGGAAGAGCTGGGTTAAAAGTATCAAAAGTTCGAAACATGATTATTGGAATGATTACATTTTCTAGTATCATTGGTTTATGGTTAACGTTTCGTACAAGTCTATTATTGTTGCCAATGGGTGGTTTATGTTTTTTGATTGGTATCTTTTATACATTTGGTCCAGTCCCATTATCAAGAATGCCATTAGGAGAGTTATTTAGTGGTGTGACGATGGGATTTGGTATTTTCTTTATCACGTTATACTTAAACGTTTATGACACAGGATTTTTAGCTCTTAAATTTGCTAACGGTCAGTTCATGTTATCAGGCAATATTAAGGAGTTAATCGTCAGTGTATGGGCATCTATTCCTATGATGTTTACCATTGCCAACATCATGCTAGCCAATAATCTATGTGATTTAGATCAAGATATTTTAAATCATCGTTATACGTTACCTTTCTATATTGGTAGACAAAATGGTGTGTATCTATTTGATTTATTAATGTATAGTTGTTATTTTGTGATAGTCATTGGCGTTATGGTAGGCATTTATCATTGGAGCATGTTGATTATTTTAGTTACATTTCCACTGGTTAAAAAGAATGTCTCTCAATTTAATGAAAAACAAGAAAAGGGAACCACGTTTTCTGTAGCCATTAAAAATTTAGTATTATTTAATGGGGCACAGATTACAGGGTTATTATTAGGTATTATATTAACTAAGTAA
- a CDS encoding LPXTG cell wall anchor domain-containing protein, with protein sequence MKKVKLATATLLAGTAMAPIITNTITIDPWEQAAKEDAAKKDWNTESAKESKDAEDAYADVWEKVANEVNQTSESKTEDSKTESSKEAEKTTDSKKEETKTTDSKKAAVKVATKKEEVKKSAAVLPQTNDTVNAGLVAGGVLSMLGSALLFFRKK encoded by the coding sequence ATGAAAAAAGTTAAATTAGCAACAGCAACATTATTAGCAGGGACAGCAATGGCACCGATAATAACAAACACTATCACTATTGATCCATGGGAACAAGCAGCTAAGGAAGATGCAGCTAAAAAAGATTGGAATACTGAATCTGCTAAAGAAAGCAAAGATGCAGAAGACGCATATGCAGATGTATGGGAAAAAGTAGCGAACGAAGTAAATCAAACATCTGAATCAAAAACAGAAGATTCTAAAACTGAATCTTCAAAAGAAGCAGAAAAAACAACTGATTCTAAAAAAGAAGAAACTAAAACAACAGACTCTAAAAAGGCTGCTGTAAAAGTTGCTACAAAAAAAGAAGAAGTCAAAAAATCTGCAGCTGTTTTACCACAAACAAATGATACTGTAAATGCTGGTTTAGTTGCTGGTGGAGTATTATCTATGTTAGGTTCAGCTTTATTATTCTTCAGAAAAAAATAA
- a CDS encoding LacI family DNA-binding transcriptional regulator, which yields MKMTIKEIAAISGVSTTTVSQILNNKGQRFSEETRKRVLKAVEEYDYNPDYFAKNMVHRESKTVGMIVPDVTDLFFSKVIEGVEAYFNKKDYMILLCNSRHSAEKEKDYIKQLQNRSVAGILLASPNSLKLESDLKGSPYILIDRGLNTRTEGNLLVKEYSGVYQAIQHLIDNGHTRVGMLTNESGYYEMTERFDAYYQCLKDNNIEYNPDFIADGPVTIEGGYLAAKALLEKQFITALCCGNDQMAVGAYRAAYELGLSIPKDLSVVGFDDLELSAFLNPPLTTVKQPAFDIGYTAARYLLQEIEHPNEIIPNKTFETTFIERGSTISIDKT from the coding sequence ATGAAAATGACAATCAAAGAAATAGCAGCTATCTCAGGTGTTTCGACGACAACAGTTTCTCAGATATTAAATAATAAAGGGCAGAGATTTAGCGAAGAAACACGCAAAAGAGTTTTGAAAGCGGTCGAGGAATACGATTACAATCCTGATTACTTTGCTAAAAATATGGTTCACAGGGAGTCTAAAACAGTTGGAATGATTGTTCCAGATGTAACTGACTTATTTTTTTCCAAGGTAATTGAAGGTGTTGAGGCTTACTTTAATAAAAAAGATTATATGATTTTATTATGTAATTCAAGACATTCAGCAGAAAAAGAGAAAGATTATATCAAACAACTTCAAAATCGATCGGTTGCAGGAATTTTATTAGCAAGTCCAAATTCGCTAAAGTTAGAGAGTGACTTAAAAGGAAGTCCATATATTTTAATTGATAGGGGGCTTAATACGAGAACAGAAGGAAATCTGTTAGTAAAAGAATATAGTGGCGTTTATCAAGCTATTCAACATTTGATTGATAATGGACATACTAGAGTTGGTATGCTGACAAATGAATCCGGTTATTATGAAATGACAGAGCGATTCGATGCGTATTATCAATGTCTAAAAGATAATAATATTGAATATAATCCTGACTTTATTGCAGACGGTCCTGTGACAATAGAGGGTGGATACTTGGCAGCTAAAGCATTACTCGAAAAACAATTTATCACAGCATTATGTTGTGGAAATGATCAAATGGCGGTGGGAGCTTACAGAGCAGCCTATGAATTAGGTTTATCTATTCCAAAAGATTTATCGGTGGTAGGATTTGATGACTTAGAACTCTCGGCTTTTTTAAATCCACCATTAACGACAGTCAAACAACCAGCTTTTGATATTGGTTATACAGCCGCCCGATATTTGTTGCAAGAAATAGAGCACCCTAATGAAATTATTCCTAATAAAACTTTTGAAACCACGTTTATTGAACGAGGGAGCACAATATCTATTGACAAAACATGA